A window of the Lactuca sativa cultivar Salinas chromosome 7, Lsat_Salinas_v11, whole genome shotgun sequence genome harbors these coding sequences:
- the LOC111913984 gene encoding protein TRANSPARENT TESTA 9, translating into MWFTFWRSKDRFTLDELRYLTDQLMKIQVVNDVNKDFVIEALRSIAELITYGDQHDANFFEFFMEKQVMGEFVRILKINKNVIVSIQLLQTMSIMIQNLKSDHSIYYLFSNENINSLITYSFDFRNEELLSYYISFLRAISGKVNKNTISLLVKTENEDVVAFPLYVEAIRFAFHEEGMIRTAVRALTLNIYHVGDVVVNKYISSIPHADYFLNLVNFFKEHCISLNGMVSPTTEGEGSESTSSIFSAVDEIEDNLYYLNDVVSAGIPDVGTLITDSMLKMLIFPLLLPSLRVEVSDEKAFGSVTSLYLLCSILRILKIKDMANTIAAALICSMEAILPNSEAKVNGFKANHDESDESHVDDEKESGNLDCSSMIVSLPSLSTSSSNHHNCWGSASVLRDALISYITNGDDMQVVGSLSVLATFLQTKELDESMLDALGILPQRKQHKKLLLKALVGEDSGEEQLFATENCTLKDGGDGELNIYLQRLKDQYEVSCSYQEVGESPRVHRYLVLDALISLFCRTNISADTLWAGGWLLRQLLPYSETEFNTRHLQSLKESFKKCCSQLVEEERGTWPDLLIQVLCDEWRKCKRAIEASSPRKEPKSILFPTKKSSSSDIIPAESSFAAGETMYERVKVFVLLHQLQVFSAGKSLPDQPPILPPADFPENSRAKSAGLNVIGPKLSTELNLVDAVSCRIAFERGKEREFSFLAISMGTSGWIILAEEFPQKPQYGTVRVVAPLAGCKPRIDERHSRWLHLRIRPSTLPLTETAKNAANLKLKSKSLVDGRWTLAFRDEASCKSAFTMILEEIDLQCNEVERRLTPLIPEEEM; encoded by the exons ATGTGGTTTACGTTCTGGAGATCCAAAGATCGATTCACCTTGGATGAACTCAG ATATTTAACTGACCAACTGATGAAAATTCAAGTTGTTAATGACGTTAACAAG GATTTTGTGATAGAGGCACTGAGATCAATTGCAGAGTTGATAACATATGGCGACCAGCATGATGCAAATTTCTTTga GTTTTTTATGGAGAAACAAGTCATGGGGGAATTTGTACGGATATTAAAGATCAACAAGAATGTGATTGTTTCAATTCAACTGCTACAAACAATGAGCATTATGATTCAGAATCTGAAAAGTGACCACTCCATAT ATTATTTGTTCAGTAATGAAAATATAAACTCCCTTATAACTTATTCTTTTGACTTCCGGAATGAAGAGCTATTGTCATACTATATATCCTTCCTCAG AGCAATCAGTGGAAAGGTGAACAAGAATACCATATCTTTGCTTGTTAAGACTGAAAAT GAGGATGTAGTTGCCTTTCCCCTTTATGTTGAGGCAATTCGTTTTGCTTTCCATGAAGAGGGCATGATTCGTACTGCAGTTCGTGCATTGACTCTAAATATATATCATG TTGGAGATGTAGTTGTTAATAAATATATCTCCAGCATCCCTCATGCCGATTACTTTTTGAACTTGGTTAATTTTTTTAAAGAGCATTGCATCAGCTTAAATGGAATGGTATCACCTACCACAGA GGGTGAAGGGAGCGAATCAACATCTAGCATATTCTCTGCTGTTGATGAAATTGAAGACAATCTATATTATCTTAATGATGTTGTATCTGCTGGGATTCCAGATGTTGGGACATTAATTACAGACAGCATGTTGAAAATGCTCATATTTCCCCTGCTTCTTCCTTCACTAAGAGTTGAAGTTTCTGAT GAAAAGGCATTTGGTTCTGTGACTTCTCTTTATTTGCTGTGTTCCATATTGCGGATTCTCAAGATTAAAGACATGGCGAATACTATTGCTGCAGCCTTGATTTGTTCCATGGAAGCCATTTTGCCAAATTCTGAGGCTAAAGTTAATGGCTTCAAGGCAAACCATGATGAAAGTGATGAGAGCCATGTAGATGATGAGAAGGAAAGTGGGAATTTGGATTGTAGTAGCATGATAGTTTCTCTTCCAAGTTTATCTACTTCATCAAGCAATCATCATAATTGCTGGGGTTCTGCTTCAGTTTTAAG GGATGCTTTGATCTCTTATATTACAAATGGTGATGATATGCAAGTGGTTGGTTCTTTGAGTGTTTTGGCAACATTCTTGCAAACTAAAG AGCTTGATGAATCAATGTTAGATGCTCTTGGAATCCTTCCGCAACGTAAACAACATAAGAAACTGTTGCTG AAAGCCTTGGTTGGTGAGGACTCTGGTGAAGAGCAGCTGTTTGCTACAGAAAACTGCACATTGAAGGATGGTGGAGATGGTGAACTCAATATTTACCTTCAAAGGTTAAAG GACCAGTATGAAGTGTCGTGTTCCTATCAGGAAGTTGGAGAAAGCCCGCGTGTACATAGATATCTA GTACTAGACGCGTTGATTAGTCTTTTTTGCCGAACAAACATATCAGCAGATACATTATGGGCTGGAGGTTGGCTTTTGAGGCAATTGCTTCCTTATAGTGAGACAGAGTTCAACACTCGTCATCTTCAGTCCCTTAAG GAATCCTTCAAGAAGTGTTGTAGCCAGCTTGTTGAAGAGGAAAGAGGAACCTGGCCTGATCTACTCATACAAGTGCTATGTGATGAGTGGAGGAAATGCAAAAGAG CAATTGAGGCTTCCTCCCCTCGAAAGGAACCCAAGTCCATACTTTTCCCAACAAAGAAGTCCTCTTCAAGTG ACATTATACCTGCTGAATCATCTTTTGCTGCTGGTGAAACAATGTACGAGCGTGTTAAG GTGTTTGTGCTTCTTCATCAGCTCCAAGTTTTCTCAGCTGGTAAATCTTTGCCAGATCAGCCTCCTATCCTCCCTCCAGCTGACTTCCCTGAAAACTCCCGAGCAAAATCCGCTGGTCTTAATGTTATTGGTCCAAAACTTAGCACCGAATTAAATCTTG TTGATGCAGTGAGTTGTAGAATTGCATTTGAAAGGGGAAAGGAACGTGAGTTTAGCTTTTTAGCAATTTCCATGGGAACTTCCGGATGGATAATTCTGGCAGAGGAATTCCCTCAAAAACCCCAATACGGAACTGTTCGTGTTGTCGCACCTTTAGCCGGATGTAAA CCAAGAATCGACGAGAGGCATTCAAGATGGTTACACCTTCGAATCCGGCCATCTACATTACCTTTGACTGAAACGGCCAAGAACGCAGCCAACCTGAAACTAAAATCAAAATCATTGGTGGATGGAAGATGGACGCTTGCATTTAGAGATGAAGCCTCTTGCAAATCAGCTTTCACCATGATTCTTGAAGAGATTGACTTGCAATGCAATGAAGTAGAACGAAGGCTTACCCCTTTGATCCCAGAAGAAGAAATGTGA